The proteins below are encoded in one region of Fibrella aestuarina BUZ 2:
- a CDS encoding alpha-L-fucosidase, which translates to MHNLRSLPFSWLLALLLAPGTLLAQQHSEQNHAHYVVPKDSLVRQKLAQWQDIKFGLLMHWGTYSEWGIVESWSLCPEDEGWCERRGPYAANWYDYKKAYENLQTTFNPVKFNPDRWATAAKNAGMKYVVFTTKHHDGFCMFDTKQTDYKVTDAKTPFSKNPRSNIANEVFKSFRDQNFMVGAYFSKPDWHTTTYWDPYFPPKDRNVSYSPKKYPERWQKFKDFTYNQIEELMTNYGKVDILWLDGGWVRPASTIDSTISWQRTIPYDQDIDMARIAQMARRHQPGLLVVDRTVTGEFENYVTPEQSIPETYLPIPWESCLTMGDSWSYIPKENFKPARKLVQTLVDIVAKNGNLLLNIAPGPDGEWHEEAYQRLQEIGAWLQVNGESIYGTKPVAPYRQGQWAFTGNGKAFYQTYLPKDGEPLPATVTLSAGTIPAKAEVRLLGYAKPLKAQKTAAGLVVNLPEAARQTASKQAAWVFKLTSR; encoded by the coding sequence ATGCACAACCTACGTTCACTCCCTTTTAGCTGGCTGCTGGCACTCTTGCTGGCACCGGGTACGTTGCTGGCGCAACAGCACTCCGAGCAGAATCACGCCCATTATGTCGTACCCAAAGACAGCCTCGTGCGGCAGAAACTGGCTCAGTGGCAGGACATCAAGTTTGGTCTGCTAATGCACTGGGGTACGTATAGCGAGTGGGGTATCGTGGAATCGTGGTCGCTGTGCCCGGAAGATGAAGGCTGGTGCGAACGGCGCGGTCCCTACGCCGCCAATTGGTATGACTACAAAAAGGCCTACGAAAACCTACAGACGACCTTCAACCCGGTAAAGTTCAACCCCGATCGCTGGGCAACGGCGGCTAAAAATGCCGGGATGAAGTACGTGGTCTTCACCACGAAGCACCACGACGGCTTCTGCATGTTCGACACCAAACAGACCGACTACAAGGTTACTGACGCGAAAACGCCGTTCTCGAAAAACCCGCGCAGCAACATTGCCAACGAGGTGTTCAAATCGTTCCGGGATCAGAACTTCATGGTCGGCGCCTACTTCTCGAAACCCGACTGGCACACCACGACCTATTGGGACCCGTACTTCCCGCCCAAAGACCGGAACGTGTCATATTCGCCCAAGAAGTACCCCGAGCGCTGGCAGAAATTCAAGGATTTCACGTACAACCAGATCGAGGAACTGATGACGAACTACGGCAAAGTCGATATTCTGTGGCTCGACGGCGGCTGGGTACGTCCGGCCAGCACCATCGACTCGACGATTAGCTGGCAGCGCACCATTCCCTACGATCAGGACATCGACATGGCCCGCATTGCGCAGATGGCGCGCCGCCATCAGCCCGGTTTGCTGGTGGTCGACCGGACTGTGACGGGTGAGTTCGAGAACTACGTAACCCCCGAGCAGTCGATTCCGGAAACGTACCTGCCCATCCCCTGGGAATCGTGCCTGACGATGGGCGATTCGTGGTCGTATATCCCGAAAGAGAACTTCAAACCGGCCCGCAAGCTGGTGCAGACGCTCGTGGATATCGTGGCCAAAAACGGCAACCTGCTGCTCAACATCGCGCCCGGTCCCGACGGCGAGTGGCACGAAGAAGCCTACCAGCGCCTTCAGGAAATCGGGGCGTGGTTACAGGTCAACGGCGAGTCGATCTACGGCACCAAACCCGTCGCGCCCTACCGGCAGGGGCAGTGGGCCTTTACGGGCAACGGCAAGGCGTTCTACCAAACGTACCTGCCCAAAGACGGCGAGCCTCTACCGGCTACGGTAACGCTTTCGGCGGGCACCATTCCGGCCAAAGCCGAGGTGCGGCTGTTGGGGTACGCCAAACCGCTGAAAGCCCAGAAAACGGCGGCTGGCCTGGTCGTTAACCTGCCTGAAGCTGCCCGGCAAACGGCCTCAAAACAAGCCGCCTGGGTGTTCAAGCTCACCAGCCGGTAA